The genomic window ATAATTTCACTACTCCAGAAAGGACAAATAATCATCTATCAAAATAGCTAATTTTCgttttaataaagtttattaaaaatataggtAATTTTACTCAAATTTAAGATCATAACATAGTATAAAATCTGTTATTCGTTTGTAGGTCACAATAAAGGAACACTCACTAATGTTTCTCTAATTCTAAGCGTTCCATTTATTAACGTTTTGAATAGGTTGACATGACATCTTCCATTCCATGTTCTGCGACCGGCGGGTGGtaaacaaatagttttttattaaaaaccaagaaaaattaaatggcaAAGCATCATCCAGACTTAATTTTTTGTCGCAAACAACCGGGAGTTGGTAAGTGTTTGTAAACACTGGGTTAGCATCTTCATTGAATGAAACATTCGCATTTTACAGCTATAGGACGTTTGTGCGAAAAATGTGATGGCAAATGTGTTATTTGTGATTCTTATGTACGACCATGCACGCTAGTCAGGATCTGTGACGAGTGCAATTATGGATCTTATCAAGGTCGTTGTGTTATCTGCGGTGGACCAGGAGTTTCAGATGCTTACTATTGCAAGGAATGCACGATACAGGAAAAAGATGTAAGTGTTCATGTGTTTAGTAGAAAGCTTTATTATAcctcaaatttttgtttctttgtagCGAGATGGTTGTCCGAAAATTGTGAACCTTGGCAGTTCCAAAACGGATCTTTTctacgaaagaaaaaaatatggattcAAGCAAAAGTATGCACAATTTATTACAATATCGTTTGTcggttatttatatattttaataatttcagctATTAATCCTAATATGAAAAACTCATCAATATTCTACTTTAATCATCTTAATGTGACTGAGGAAAACCCACATTGTACCAATATATCTAACAAACTGAGCATATTTATACATGGATTTCGAtctaattacttttatttaaaatgtaaatatgtttgaatATAGCaggaaatataatttataaatcttAACAAAATTATGCTTGTACAGCTTCGCCTCCGTCCAATGAATATTGTAAACAAAGTTTGTCAAATTCATTTGATTTCTTCTCCAAATCGGAAACAAATTCACTCTTTGGATGAAATTGTTTCAATTGTTCCCAATAGCGAGCAATCGTTTCTTGCGACTTTCCACTTAAATGTGCCAATACCATCATATTAATGAGTGTATCGTAATCATTGTGTTTTTTAGTTAAAGCGTCACGCAAAACAGCCTCTGCCTCTTCATATCGTTCCAAACCTAAATGAACCACGGCCTGTCCATTCAACAGCAACGGTGTCGGATtatgtttttcacaaaattcttgaaaaatatGGAATGCATCTTGCATCTGTTCGGTACCAAGACTTAGCGCAAGCCATGCTTGAGCCAATTGTGTCAAAGTAGCGTCATCCGAAATTTCTTGCATTTTAGATACCACTTGCTTTGCTAAATCAATGCGATTTAACCGCAACAGGCACTGTACGCCTAAAGCCATTGATTCCAGATTCTTGGAGCCATGTAtgatttttaaagcattttcaaATTGTCCATCATAGCAGTAGACAATGGCTGTGGCAATGTGCCAAATATTAGTTTCGTCCTCCTCGGTGGCAACTTTGTCAGTTAACTTGTCAAGtatgttttcaattttagatGGTTGTTCGAACGCTTCGTTCACGTAGCGCAATGCTACCAAGGCTGTGTTATTGTTCTCTTTTATATCGGTCACGATGAGGCGACCCGAGTCGATAGCCAAGTATGAGAGATACATATACGAGAGGAGTTCCGTAGTAGCTGTACCTTGTTCAGGCAACACAAAATTGATGGAACCCATAAAGTTGCCGATGTAGTACTCATTGCGCGCATAAAATAGCGTTGAGTTAGTATCTTCCTCGTTCTGCAGTGATTTACTCATTTTGTtggtaaaaatttatattttattaatgtttaatttaatttgcagCTTTCCTCCAAATGACgtgtaacaaaaacaatgtcAATATGTTGTCAACTCTTGATCTTATTCTCACACGCCATTCACAATtacataataattattattcatGTGGTTCACCCTGCGTTTGTGTGGTTTCTTAGGCACAGaatatattcttaaattttattcaattaattaattaaattaatattagatACAAATTAAGTTGattatgtttgtaaatatggttacaaatttttgcattcacatgtacgtatctataataagcAGTCCCTTAAAAGTTTctatccatatacatatgtagagtaTGCTTAAAACGCACACAAGACGAATCTAGGTGAAGCCGTTGGAGCAACAACAGCATTTgttgtattattgtattttgttttcgtaATTTTGTAGTTTGAATGTCAAAATTCCCATCAGAAtgtaagcaaacaaacaaagtaacaacaacaacaaaacagatatatctttaacatttaaaattcaGCCGAAAAATTGAAAGGAAAAGGAAACAAATCAGCTCTTTAATTAATTCGGCTCATACCTGCGAGCACATTTTTATGCACAGTGGTTCACAACTATTTTGAGTGttcatttatttcaaagaaaatgttttaaaattatttaagctacattttcaaaataacttaAATGTGCATACAGAGATACGTGTATTTGAAATATAAACACCAACTAATAAATTCgaagtaattttaatttaagaatatttacaacaaaaacaaaaacgttaaaCGAGCTCAGAGTATATATTGTGTGTTTATgtaaacttcaaaatttattgcaaattttgcGAAGATTTTCGCTAACTAATACTTTatcattggcggccgccgtagccgaatgggtggtgcgtgattaccattcggaattcatagagagaacgttggttcgaatctcggtgaaacaccaaaattaagaaaaacatttttctaatagcggtcgcccctcggcaggcaatggcaaacctccgagtgtatttctgccacgaaaaagcacctcataaaaagatcaaccgttcggagtcggcttgaaactgtaggtaccccatttgtggaacaacatcaagacgcacgccacaaataggaggaggagctcggccaaacacccaaaaaggtgtacgcgccaattatatataatatatattctaGTGTACATATAGTTGGGTATTTCTTGATTTTCCTTAATACCCATCTTTCGTCatctgtaaacattttatttgggTCCTCGCGACCTTTATTAACCACTCTAATTTCACATACAAAGCGTTGTATCATGTAAGGACGGTAGATTACCAGTTCAaggtaaaaacatttttgatggTGTGGCCAATAACGGACCAGCAAATTTGACAGAACCAGCGGATTGGCTTACGTAGTAGGAGTTATgatcggtttgtttacgaaaaaactaagaatgtgttagtgatacaaaaaaaaaaaaattaacacaataggtctcttcttttcgccaagcgttagcaagtggcgaatagatgaagcacatggtataaatgaacataacGGCAACGCAGAAATAGAgatgccttaaattacatgtgtttgtacgaCAGCGAATTATACTCGTACCAGTGTTAAAAGctataaccatactcgctagcgctGAATCTTGCTCAATAcctttattgttgcttttgcatgcacttttttcgttaagttaatcgagcatagacatagcgaacggggaaatggcgaatatAAGAGGCCTAAcatcacttcgttgccgtctgaacaacgactaattagacgagtgtgtgaacacatgcagccgaagttcccctcacaatttgatttttcacaatGATTATTGGCCAATCAGTAGATAGTAATCTATTATCCCTGTTACGAGGTTTGGCCGATCTGctatagtgaaaaataaaattgtgcgaGCACCTTCGGCAGTCACATCATCGCGTACTCGgcagctgtgagccactgtacgtAAATTAAAGCCtcacacattaaaaaaaacgaattttttaattcaaattgttTCCTTACATGATTGCAGCTTTCTCTTATTGTCGTTGCATATTCAGAGAAAACTCAATAGCTTTCACTAAgatcaaactaattttttccgGTGCCCACTGCggtataattataataaattttaaattatattaatttttaattgattaaaaattttattaaattatattaaatttttcaataagtaACTATTTATCAGTGAACCTTTGACAGGCACTTCTTCTATAATATCAAAGTGATCGTAACCCTTCAATATATTAAATTCCGTTTGAAGTCCAGCATTTGCTAATTTTCTTGCATATGCTAAAGATTGACCTTTGAATGTTTCACTGTCATTCTCCGCCACTATAACGTAAATGCCTAGTTTCAATTGTTTTGCAAATTCTACGAAGTGCGTGTCCAATTCCCAGCTGATTGGCGACATAGCTTCCGcactaattgaatttaaattcaaaatgttcTGGGGATTGACGCTCGGTAAACTCCAGCATTCTCGTAAATCAAAAATTCCGCTGATCAGAAAAAATGACGTTATACGATCAGCGTAAGGCAAACTTAGTAAacgtttattaaataaaagagtCGACAAGTAGGCCCCCGCTGAGTGACCACTAATTGAGATTTTACTGGAATGAGACATTTATTTGTTAACacctaagtatatatgtatatattcaaagaagaaataaatcTTCTACATACCTTGCTTGGGTATCCTTTGCATATGTAAACAACcactcataaaaattatttatttgctcgTTAATCGCTTTAAGTGTAACAGTGGGGCACAAATTATAATCAACGTTAATTACACGAAACCCTTGCTCAACCAGCGGCTCCACGAACGAACCGGATGTGTGTCTATCCAATTCCTGCCAGTATCCgccatgtatgtaaataaaaatgggtgtgcctgcagaaattaaatacatacatagatatatacgAGTAGTTGTTATTGATTCatttatggggttaggggtagtcagaattttcaaaaaatttgattttttttgcattttcttaaagtataatatcttaaaaatattgtgagaaaattttaagtgaatccgataaatacttttcTAGTTATtcaacaaagggcgctcgggcgcttcggagcaaaactttaaatgcgtttttctcaaaactatgttttttgaactggtgatcactgtaacttaaaaaccgcttggtaaatttcaataaagtttatactgcttttgaaaaccataaaaacttgtgcctgatcgaaggctttttttttcaaaaagttcgattttttttaaacaattaattgtcgtttttttctcgaaaatctgaaaaataattcctgaggccgccatattgttaactttgaaaaaaaaaaaatcttcgatcagactcaagattatctattaataaaactaatttctcttgtccgcttgattttaaatgaatttccaaggacttgcgatgatcaccgcaagggacttctgtaGAAACGGACTCgaacacaaacagcgataacttttacaattattaatttttttgttaaaatgttgctaaagtcaagtcgaaacatgatgtattaatgttaggtttttatttttgtacaatgttttaaaaaccataattttttcgggcctctgactacccctaaccccttattaCACTAATTAATTTATATCTCACCATTCTCCTTATCTTTATAGTAAATGTCTACCACTTGATTATCAGAATCATCGGCACCGACGGTATTGTTCTTTCTATAAGTGACGCGCTGCCGAACGCTATATTTTTCACGTgccttttttgtttctaaaaaagcattcaaaattgttgtcgGTTAGTGTGAGaagtttaaacaaaattaactcACGTTCCGTagtgattttcaaaaactgTTCTATTACTGCTTTGTCAGGTTGTGCTGCATCTGAAAAACGTTTGGAATTCTTCGTAGGCGAATATTCCTTATTCAGGTCAATGTCATCACCAACTCTGCTTGCATTTGTAGTGTACATTTTAATTGTAGAAAAGTGCTTCTCCTAACTTAGACTACTTCGTACAAATGATAATATAAAATGATTCAAGCAGTGATCAGCTACTGATCGCCCTTAAGTTGATGAAGCCGTACACACGCTTTGGTTTTTCGTTTAAATGTatgatatgtatgcatacacaaTGTTTCATATGTCGGACAATTATTGCCTTGAATTGTATGCGAGTTAGAGAGATAAGAAAGATCTTTgcttataaaaacataaatagtcatacatacatacataaatataaaaaaaaattaacacagttCAGTTGATCTCGTTGGCGTTTTTAGATATGTAGATAGATATGAAAGGGAAGGTATGCACTTCGACCAGAAGATTGTGACATATATTCTTCACAAAACATTATCTAGACCCATATCTCTTATTCaatttaaccctctagtgcccaaattttatttttgaatgaaaaaaattgctttgggtggggattatggtaaaattataggttctttatcaagaaagtgaaattttgttccttgatccgattatatagggataaaaccttaccccgcctgcaggcggctttgggaaagaacgccaaaaaaaaatctaaatgaaaaacttgcaaattcagtgtattacgtacttttattgaacaaaacagaaagtttttaacagaaatcaatacaaaacaaacagtcagtcttatttcaaatagttttagaaaaatgtctacaaaagaaaggcatgcttttgggcataaataggcagttggtgcaagttatttatggtgaaaattgtgaaagcagtccttttgctgggaaaaacaaagattcagattccattttcggcacacgatttgagtttcggaggtgcagccaggatattcgcacctatttttaccggtgcgtgataaaaactttgcaaaatgtccaactccgtcgtagcgaacgtcgtcaggaggtaagtaagcttttcttccagtaaattctacttgaggagtttgtcatggacgacctggagctcttggtattgaagaatattgttgtttgcGTAGTACGTATGCCATCTCTGCCTGGAAGTTCGGCAGTTGGTACTGCCTAGTATGCGTGTCaatcttgttaattcttctgaacaaaacataagcgtttatcatggccatatcaagcaggtgattaaaaagtcggtttgtgtacttattgctctttaccggaatcttatatcgcccaattagtccatccatgaggtcggcgccccccatatatgactattatattcacATACTGCATTGGGGCAATCgacatcaacaatttttttttctgagcggacgaaccgcgacaccttatttataacatttgtttcattctgaaagggcttttcgcctgcgtaactcgatgcgagtcacactattttattttccttccaaactgataaagaaatgtcaactcctacagcagatccacaaaattcagttgaatatccacggggttgtttcctgagatcaagatctgtcggaagtttgcaattcggaattcgatttgaacgaatagttcccagcgaatgtattccgcgtgattttagataaaccaaaagtggcagtgacgtgtaatagttgtcgaaatatgttatatggtttttaaaatctggaatattacgggacaatcggaccaccacattcgctgatgccccaagatctggtgtatcagtcagaacagcattgtctcctgcgccgcaatatatttcgaagttataacaaaatccgaaggagtcacacaaaacgaagagttttataccccatttatgtggtttatctggcagatattgtcgaaggaaagtcctcatcttcggtgcgcacatttgttcatcgtcacataaacgttgagtcatcggaatggactgaaacctgttattgaaatgatCAACGAGACATAAATTGACACACACTTCTGATTCCAGCAAAGAATCTGGCAAATTTACCGCCCTGTTAATTACCTCGTCAATTCCAGTGTCGATAGGTAATTCTGCATCGTCCACATCTTCGTCTAAAAGATCTtccaaatcttcttccacgtctgtatcatcgtcgatttccaataaatccaaaaatgttgcaatatctttatcattgagggatgataatttacacttttgtcgttgatccatttctaaaaaaccaaaactttaagcttagcccccctctaaaaatatcaaaatttcaaacttaccacataatgttatttattccgagttatcccaggaccgcctctagacgggctgtcttcaaaggtttataaaatacaggaaacacttttttttgttattatttttaactttcgtattttgaacacaaccagcaacactatgataatttttattataagc from Anastrepha ludens isolate Willacy chromosome 5, idAnaLude1.1, whole genome shotgun sequence includes these protein-coding regions:
- the LOC128864155 gene encoding PHD finger-like domain-containing protein 5A gives rise to the protein MAKHHPDLIFCRKQPGVAIGRLCEKCDGKCVICDSYVRPCTLVRICDECNYGSYQGRCVICGGPGVSDAYYCKECTIQEKDRDGCPKIVNLGSSKTDLFYERKKYGFKQNY
- the LOC128864154 gene encoding coatomer subunit epsilon; translation: MSKSLQNEEDTNSTLFYARNEYYIGNFMGSINFVLPEQGTATTELLSYMYLSYLAIDSGRLIVTDIKENNNTALVALRYVNEAFEQPSKIENILDKLTDKVATEEDETNIWHIATAIVYCYDGQFENALKIIHGSKNLESMALGVQCLLRLNRIDLAKQVVSKMQEISDDATLTQLAQAWLALSLGTEQMQDAFHIFQEFCEKHNPTPLLLNGQAVVHLGLERYEEAEAVLRDALTKKHNDYDTLINMMVLAHLSGKSQETIARYWEQLKQFHPKSEFVSDLEKKSNEFDKLCLQYSLDGGEAVQA
- the LOC128863797 gene encoding kynurenine formamidase, whose amino-acid sequence is MYTTNASRVGDDIDLNKEYSPTKNSKRFSDAAQPDKAVIEQFLKITTEQTKKAREKYSVRQRVTYRKNNTVGADDSDNQVVDIYYKDKENGTPIFIYIHGGYWQELDRHTSGSFVEPLVEQGFRVINVDYNLCPTVTLKAINEQINNFYEWLFTYAKDTQASKISISGHSAGAYLSTLLFNKRLLSLPYADRITSFFLISGIFDLRECWSLPSVNPQNILNLNSISAEAMSPISWELDTHFVEFAKQLKLGIYVIVAENDSETFKGQSLAYARKLANAGLQTEFNILKGYDHFDIIEEVPVKGSLINSYLLKNLI